CAATACACGATCAATATGTCGCATGTAGCTCGTCCTCTACGTTACTTTTTTTTAGATTCCTAGCCAGGGACGGATACACTAAAATACTCAATTATGTGTGAAAATCGTATACATTTCGTATGTCATCCGTCAAACACGACGGCATTTAAACAAGGCGACACATGAAGAGGAGAAACCAAGCAGATCGCAAAAGAGAAACCCTAAACAAGTAACCGGAGAACTTATTAAATTTGTACATTGTTTAGGAAAGACGGAAGGACAACCATATGCATAGAGCAGAATCAGAGTCCAGTTAAGTTAGCTGCCCTAGCTCCCCACGCGTGTGGTAATTAATACATGGATTCTGCGTCTCTGTATTTGCTTGTTGAGTTGTTGTGCATTATTCGCATTTCGCTATATCTTAACCATTATAATAATCCAACAACTTAAATCATATAATGGTCAAGATAGAACGAAATGTGGGTGAAAGCACAACAAGTAAATGTAGAGGTTCGAGATTCGTacatatattataataattaattagaaaaataaagCATAAAAAAGGGGTATTATTTTGGGAGCAGTTAGAGATGAGATTGGTTTTGGCCAACCACTGCCTTAAGATAAGCAGTGTTTAAAAGTGGTGTCCATATGTCGGTCAGCCAACTCGGAACCAAAACTTTTTTGCATTTCATCCGTACTCGACAAACATTAAGCAATTTTCACCCATATACATATAATGAAGAGGATTAATTAAGAATATAATTAATCAGATTCAAAGTACTAAAGCTGGAGTTAGCTAGCTAGCTATTACGTACGTTGTTATTAATTTTGAACCTAAATAATTACGATTCTTCATTTTATTATCAAATATGTTTGCTTAATATTTATATTATCTTTACAAACCGCATGCATTGTCAACGTCGCTCCTCATTGATAATGTTAAATATAAACAGAAGTTCATCACAGTTTAATTGCCAGCAATATCTCCACGAGTGAAGGCATGCATGTGCCTCGTATTTTCTTATTGTGccttatatatagatatatagttctccattctatatatatatatataggaaacgTTTAAGGGAatggatctttttttttatatataaaaattagGATTAGTTGTAGGGTCTAcaccacatcgaactttaacgattcgaactgtctatttttcaagttgcatctcatagatcatccttgcaaaatattagccaaataagaaatgtttaagacatctaattgagttcaaataaattaacgaatgctttgttatataagaaataatgaaattttattttgataattaaataggcaaatgatttcggattgaattgaatttttgtaagaatgatctatgaatcgagacttacaaaataaacgaTTTGGATCATTAAAATTCGATATGAAATAGACCCCACACCTAATTtccatttttaaaaaaataatgaagatCATTTTGCATAAAAGGCCTGTATATATATTTGACCAATGCTACATGTCAACTACTTCGATATGGCTGTCTTGTAAAGCCATGTGGCTCTCTCATATTTTTCACTAGTATATTACTTCTATTAGTTGTCTACCTATAAGTAAAATCTTAAATGTAATTGGGGATGTATGATCACATGAAAAATGGAGAAATGTATCTCCAATCGTATGGCAAAATTTCGGAGCATGATTCTCTTTCTTTCAAACCTCCTTCCCCTTATCTTCCCTTATATTTGAATAGTTATGATTACGTCAAATCTTGTATTGACTTCTTTATAGAGAAAtgaagacaaaaagaaaagtgtaAGACTCTTTATGACTCTCAGTCACCTCACAGTTCAACGTTAATTCTAATGCCACTATTACAAAACATTGTGACAAAAATATAAGGTGGCAGATAATCCATAAAGAGTTCCATTTTTTAAAAAGTCCCCTTAACATTTCTCATTCATAACATCCCTTAATTTTAAGTAGACAAGTACAAGTTCATCGAGAATGTAAATTCACCTATAATTTACCCCATTTTTCATACTTTATTTTGCAACAAATGGGTTAAGATGAGAGTCCGATCAATATCGGGCTTGACTCTAGACCCAGTAAAACTATTCCTCTCCGTTCCAGATTTATAGGGCCCAAACTACCCGACGCTACACCCGCGAATCGTTCGAATCTCTTATTCTCGCGGGCCTCGCGTAAGTTTAAAAAACAGGAAACGTCGTCGTGAATCGTGATCGCCGAACCCTGAACAAAAACCCTAGATAAGCGAAACGTCGGGGACTGTTGGGGTTTTAGCTTGTAGTTGTACTTGCTGCTTCAGTTCAAAATTCagtaaaagataaaaaagaatgGAGATTTCTGAAAGTGAGCCCCAAATCGAATTATCTGAAAACCCTAGAGCCACCTGGGACGGTTGCTCCGTCTTGCTCGACATCAACGACGGCGACCGTCTGGTTTTCGCCCGCCTCTCGGCCGGAGCGTAAGTAGTCTTTTGCTATCAGTTctgttctgtttttgtttttcgagTTGTTGAGAATTCTTACAGCTGAATGCGGAATGGGTGTGCAGGAAAGTGAAAATTGGGAATACAAATTGCTCTCTGCAGCCCTTGATTGGCTGCCCCTTTGGCTCTTTCTTTCGGGTCGAAAACGGAGCTGAAGGCCCGTATTTGGCCCGCTACACTCCGTCCACGGAaggtttgatttttaattttaatttgtttaaattatttatttgattgtgtTATTGTAAAACTTGGGATAAATGACTTTGTATTTTGCTTGATATTTGGCTCTTTTCTTGAATTTATATGTATAGGTAATAATGTTCTGGAAAAAGGTGAAATTCAATCAGTAGATGAGTTTACAGATAATCGAGCATTAGTCGATAACAATAAAGCGCAGAGCCTAACCGGTGAAGAAATTAACGCAATGCGACAGTGAGAACAAACTTTAATTTGTATTTTGGCTTCTTTTGTACATTTTGGTGGACTTATACAAGGATAAATGGATAATTGCAGACAGGGTGCAACGGGCGATGAAATAGTTGAAGCTCTCATTGCAAACAGTGCGACGTTTGAGAAGAAAACTGTTTTCTCACAGGTAATTGAGATCATTTGAGCACCACATTGTATTCATTTGAGGTAAGCTGATCCGATTTCTTGTCTCTCTGTTGTCTGCAGGAGAAGTATAGGCTTAGGAAGCAAAAGAAGTATGCTCCCATTGTACTTATGAGGCGCCCATACACTAGAAGGTTACCTCTTATTTCTGAAGCACGAGCTTTGTTTTGAAGTCATATTGCCATTCTATCAGCAAGAACTATCTCTGCACTTGGCATTTTTTTGGCTGCCGTTCTGAATCTGCATCTATATTTAGAATTTCGGATTCTTTTTACTGACTTGTTGTTGTTTGCTGTTTCTCTCAGTATATGTGAGGCGTACTTAAAGAAATATCCGAATAAAATTGGGTAAGGGGCCACTTATGAGTTTCCTCTGCTTTTGGTAAACTACTTTCCCATATTATTTGCTGAGAATTTACGTATCATATGATTGCCTTTGGTTCAGATTCTTGCGGATGGATACATTGTCTCTTCTGCTTTCCATGGCTAATGTTTCTGCAAATTCTGATGTCCTCGTAGTGGATATGGTTGGAGGACTTCTAACAGGTGCTGTGGCGGAGCGTTTAGGAGGTCggcaatattttttttacccCAATTGCCCTTtactatttgcagctttgaaTGTTTTTTCAATTTACACGTATTATGGGTGTTGAAGTAGTGAAACTGAAGTAAATTATATCCACAGGAAAAGGAAATCTGTTTGTTATGGCTACTTTGTGTGATTGCAACAATTTTCTTATGACACCTCGGATGTTGAATGCTATGTTTGACAGGTATGGGCTATGTCTGCAATACATATCTTGGTGGCTCACCTTATTCTATGGATATAGCGAGGATATTCAACTTTGGAGATGAAATTTGCAAGAGGTACATCTGCCTTTGAGTTACATAAAATAGGAAGGGTACACTCTTTATGTAACCAACTTTTGATATATCTTTCTGTGCGTGTTTTTGTCCCAGGATTGTGAGGTCTTCTCTCACTGACCTCTTATCTTTCCAAAACGGACTGCCCAAACCAGTCAGTCAGGACACGGACTCTTGTAACATGGAATTTCAGCCAAATGTAAGTGACTTCATTTTAGTCTGCACAATTTTTTTCCTTGCAGTTTCTTAATTGTTTCAGGTACTCTTATATATTTTGTCAGGGCCAAATTTCTTCAGCAGTCAGTACGGAAGAAGTATCTCTTACATCTGAAAATGTGAAATCAGAACCTGTTCCCAAGTCTACCAGTTCTCCAGTAGTCAAAATATCCAAACCCGCAAAATTGGGAGAAAAAGCACCACAGGAAATCATTAGCTCGTGGAAAGAGAATGGTTTCCCTAGGTAAATATTGTTGTCACGTGTTTAGTTTACTAGTTGAAAGTAGCATCTAGTTGATAGTTCTGCATTCTTTTTGCAGTTTAATAATAGCAGCACCGGAGCTGGATGGATGGAGCTTAGTTAAAGAGATCTTGCCACTTATGTCAAATTCTGCTCCTTTTGCTATTTTTCATCAGTACCTTCAGGTTGTTAGCTTCAAATACTTGataaaaccaaattaataatttgcCTATACAGATTCTTAACCCGTTTGTAGACGATTAAACTAAAACTGTTATACTCTCTAATATGCAGCCTCTTGCAACATGCATGCACAATTTACAGCAGGGGAAAATAGCGATTGGCATGCAAATTTCAGAACCTTGGTTACGCGAATATCAGGTTTGTTCGGTATATTCTTTATGTATCTGTTCTGGTCTGCGAGTTCTAAATCTATAGATTTTAATGTCATTTGCTATCAGAACTTCAGTTTTTGCTTAAGATGTACGATGGAAATGTTGAGAAAGTTTCCTAGCTCAACTTCTGTCGTAATCTATTTATACCATCCCGTTGATTTTGTGAGGACCATCACCGGCCACACTGAGATGCTAATTCTTCTTGTGCTGTTGTGCCAAATCCACTGTTAATTCCTGGTTTAATGTTTCTGTAACTTTATACACCGTTATTCGATGCGTTCTTTAGTGTTTCTAGGATGATTCCTGTGCTGAAACGAGACTGATTGTAAATAATTTCTTTTCAGGTACTTCCATCAAGAACTCATCCATGCATGCAGATGAATGGATTCGGTGGGTACATTCTCAGCGGGACCAAAATTTCACCGAACTGATTTGAAAGAACAAAATTAGTCCGCTGAGTTGCGACTATATGGATGTTCGTAGGCAAAACCACTGCGTGCAAAATGTACACTACTAGTTATTCGTCTTCTGTTTATCTGTAAACCTGCAATTACTGCAAATTTTTGTCTTCCAGGATTTGCAATCTATGGGTCGTGGCTTATGTGTATCTGGGCCCCAATGTGGAAGGTTTAGGATTCGAAGGCCCATATTTGGCAGAAGTTTATATTCTGCGAGCCAGTAAACCCAAAAATTTGAAGATTCGATAACATAAATAGTATAGTTTCTAACGTGTCCATATTGTGTAGCATGACATATAGTTTCTAACGCAGTGGTGGATGTACACTGGGACTAAGGTGGTCCCATGACAACCAAGAGTATGAGAAATATACATGTGAAGGTCTTTCGAAGACCCTTCGATTGTTTAGTACGGGTACCTTTTGTGACCAACAAGTGTTTGATGTAATGTCTGCTAGAAATATCTCGACAACACTCGGCAAGTTGCGTCGAGAATACTCGGCAAGTTGCGTCGAGAATACTCGACAATTGTCTCAATAGTACAAATTAGATTGTTTAGGCACATGTCGATATCTGTTGACATTTGCAATATGATTCGGCCGACGACAAGAACTTCACCAAGTGTTTGACTAAATGCCTTAATGAataaaatgaatattttttttacgtttcatcttttatttctatttatttCTGTTAAAAAACTTATCTTTAACCCTGAGAAGTGAGAACCTCTAATATTTGAATCTTAAATCCACTACTAATTAGACGGTTTGACTTAAGATTATACGCTTTAAAGCTTAGTAGTTGGTGACATGACGGTTTGATTTAAGATTATACGCTTTAAAAATTAGTAGTTGGTGATGTAGTAGCACTAGTAGGTAGTAGCTAGAGTAGGATATGCTGTCACTGCAGCTCGTTTATTTAAACACAAATGACAAAAGcagtgctaataataattctATTTGATGCCACCACAATTTCACCTAACTTCTTATCTACGACGGATTTTAATACTAACAACTATCACTCAAAGTAGGATTTCAATGGCCTACGTACTCGCAAATCACAATTTAAAGATTTGGTGCAACTTAGGTTACACGTGTTTAGAGCTCGATGGTAAGTCAAATTATATATTGAAAGACCAACAGATAGAATTCGTTATATGGAATTTTTTTACTATGATTCGGTTTATAGTACATGTTggtatttttattttgtgttggATACATACTAGCGTTATTTGTCGTTAACTTTTTAGTTGTATTATTGATTGCACATCTAATTCTTTGTTCATTTCTATATGTCATGAA
Above is a window of Malus sylvestris chromosome 15, drMalSylv7.2, whole genome shotgun sequence DNA encoding:
- the LOC126601270 gene encoding uncharacterized protein LOC126601270; translated protein: MEISESEPQIELSENPRATWDGCSVLLDINDGDRLVFARLSAGAKVKIGNTNCSLQPLIGCPFGSFFRVENGAEGPYLARYTPSTEGNNVLEKGEIQSVDEFTDNRALVDNNKAQSLTGEEINAMRQQGATGDEIVEALIANSATFEKKTVFSQEKYRLRKQKKYAPIVLMRRPYTRSICEAYLKKYPNKIGFLRMDTLSLLLSMANVSANSDVLVVDMVGGLLTGAVAERLGGMGYVCNTYLGGSPYSMDIARIFNFGDEICKRIVRSSLTDLLSFQNGLPKPVSQDTDSCNMEFQPNGQISSAVSTEEVSLTSENVKSEPVPKSTSSPVVKISKPAKLGEKAPQEIISSWKENGFPSLIIAAPELDGWSLVKEILPLMSNSAPFAIFHQYLQPLATCMHNLQQGKIAIGMQISEPWLREYQVLPSRTHPCMQMNGFGGYILSGTKISPN